The proteins below come from a single Faecalibaculum rodentium genomic window:
- the dxr gene encoding 1-deoxy-D-xylulose-5-phosphate reductoisomerase has protein sequence MSEKKRILLLGATGSIGRQTLDVLRRHPDTFELAGISAGHNEDALQEIAQEFPEIQAASVESTDGRPWQTDLITGADHVARLMDRVEYDLLVNAVVGFAGLAPTLKALESGHDVALANKESLVAGGPLVKKTLAETGRRLYPIDSEHSAIWQCIQGSREKDVNRLIITASGGSFRDRSRESLKDATPAEALKHPNWAMGKRITIDSATMVNKGFEVIEAHYLFDVPFERIETVLHPQSIVHSMVEFKDGAVMAQLGSADMRLPIQYALMMPDRPSLEEDNRLDMTRTQSLEFREMDMERFPILKTAYETGKAGGSAGAVFNGADEEAVALFLEGKLPFLGIEDAIRYALQVVPFVQDPDYEALRDCDRLAREAVRYGVSHGFQVE, from the coding sequence ATGAGCGAAAAAAAACGAATCCTTCTTCTGGGGGCCACGGGTTCCATCGGCCGGCAGACCCTGGATGTACTGAGACGTCATCCGGACACATTTGAGCTGGCAGGCATCAGCGCCGGTCACAACGAAGACGCCCTGCAGGAAATTGCACAGGAGTTTCCGGAAATTCAGGCAGCGAGCGTGGAATCCACTGACGGCAGGCCCTGGCAGACCGACCTGATCACAGGAGCAGATCATGTAGCCAGACTCATGGACCGGGTGGAGTATGACCTGCTGGTCAATGCCGTGGTCGGATTTGCCGGACTGGCCCCGACTCTCAAAGCCCTGGAGTCCGGACATGATGTGGCGCTGGCCAACAAGGAAAGCCTCGTGGCAGGAGGACCGCTGGTAAAAAAGACTCTTGCGGAAACCGGACGCAGGCTGTATCCCATCGATTCCGAACACAGTGCCATCTGGCAGTGTATCCAGGGGTCCCGGGAAAAAGACGTGAACCGTCTGATCATCACCGCAAGCGGCGGCAGTTTCCGGGACCGCAGCCGGGAGTCCCTCAAAGACGCCACACCGGCTGAAGCCCTGAAACATCCGAACTGGGCCATGGGGAAGCGAATCACCATTGATTCTGCCACCATGGTGAACAAGGGATTCGAAGTCATCGAAGCGCATTATCTCTTTGATGTCCCCTTCGAGAGAATCGAAACGGTCCTGCATCCTCAGTCCATTGTGCACAGTATGGTGGAATTCAAGGATGGAGCAGTCATGGCACAGCTTGGCAGTGCCGATATGCGGCTCCCGATCCAGTATGCACTCATGATGCCGGACAGACCGAGTCTGGAGGAAGACAACCGGCTGGACATGACCCGGACACAGTCTCTGGAGTTCCGGGAAATGGACATGGAACGGTTCCCGATCCTGAAGACAGCGTATGAAACCGGAAAAGCCGGCGGCAGTGCGGGGGCTGTGTTCAATGGAGCCGATGAGGAGGCAGTGGCGCTGTTTCTTGAAGGAAAGCTGCCGTTTCTGGGAATCGAGGATGCCATCCGCTATGCACTCCAGGTGGTGCCCTTTGTCCAGGACCCGGATTATGAGGCGCTTCGGGACTGTGACAGGCTGGCCCGTGAGGCGGTTCGATATGGCGTGTCTCATGGTTTTCAGGTAGAATAG
- a CDS encoding PHP domain-containing protein, whose protein sequence is MDRRKDRETVNTLRKTYALILKKAQLYRNGGWQYARVLKRTRPDYESHFYAFLIDLNICLLPVYIWIIEFLLILCGILPPHVFDLLFYLMYGLLFLTSVIGLGLVTARLHGQSIGYAYTGLKLVRRDKHPAPAIQVILRQALGIGVPLMVFGIVFEIWGMFLWLVIHMCICLATPHQQNLMDLLLRLVTVRMPDDADLLKGAGQTQETAACPVKEPVKKTVQVREPVRQKPQAVSPIDLHIRSNYSDDAQLDVEEIFKQARAKNMEIISITDHNCARANAPANRLAGLYGIQYIPGVEFDCELEGTRLRILGYYIDWTSPVFDALERDSLKREKDASMVRARLFQETTGIQIDIRSLLESSRFQVISGRDITRMVFHNEETRQLPFVRRYLDTAVSAREARRLFEHDIFGKGGPCYVRPSYPQASHIIRAIHDAGGLAVLANWHLDSLSRQELDRLVKLGIDGVEVFMTGTTEDLTVRLLDMANREKLFVTAGSDYHGPARREEQLGVTGLPEKAEGLVRLFTSAAGNPGKTPAPAGMQTDNRKGNH, encoded by the coding sequence ATGGACAGACGAAAGGATCGTGAGACTGTGAACACCCTTCGCAAGACCTACGCGCTGATCCTGAAAAAGGCCCAGCTGTACAGAAACGGAGGCTGGCAGTACGCCCGTGTCCTGAAGCGGACACGTCCAGACTATGAGAGCCATTTTTATGCGTTCCTCATCGATCTCAATATCTGCCTGCTTCCTGTATATATATGGATCATTGAGTTTCTGCTGATTCTTTGCGGCATTCTTCCGCCGCATGTATTCGATCTCCTGTTTTACCTCATGTATGGCCTGCTGTTCCTGACCTCCGTGATCGGTCTGGGACTCGTGACAGCCCGGCTGCACGGTCAGTCCATCGGCTATGCCTATACAGGGCTGAAACTGGTCCGCCGCGACAAGCACCCGGCTCCCGCCATCCAGGTGATCCTGCGGCAGGCGCTGGGAATCGGCGTGCCGCTGATGGTGTTCGGGATCGTCTTCGAAATCTGGGGGATGTTTTTGTGGCTTGTGATCCACATGTGCATCTGTCTGGCCACACCGCACCAGCAGAATCTGATGGATCTGCTGCTGCGCCTTGTCACAGTCCGCATGCCTGATGACGCGGATCTGCTCAAGGGCGCAGGACAGACACAGGAGACTGCTGCCTGTCCGGTGAAAGAACCTGTGAAGAAAACAGTCCAGGTCAGGGAGCCCGTCCGGCAGAAACCGCAGGCCGTGTCTCCCATCGATCTGCACATCCGGTCCAATTACAGTGATGATGCGCAGCTGGATGTGGAGGAAATCTTCAAGCAGGCCCGGGCAAAAAACATGGAAATCATTTCCATCACCGACCACAACTGTGCCAGGGCCAACGCACCGGCAAACCGGCTCGCAGGACTTTACGGCATTCAGTATATTCCCGGTGTGGAATTCGACTGTGAGCTGGAGGGAACGCGGCTGCGGATCCTGGGTTACTACATAGACTGGACCAGTCCTGTCTTCGATGCCCTGGAGCGGGATTCCCTCAAGCGGGAAAAGGATGCCAGCATGGTTCGTGCCCGGCTGTTTCAGGAAACCACCGGCATTCAGATCGACATCCGTTCCCTGCTGGAATCCAGCCGGTTTCAGGTGATCTCTGGCAGGGACATCACCCGCATGGTTTTCCATAATGAAGAAACCAGGCAGCTTCCGTTTGTCCGCCGATACCTGGATACGGCTGTTTCAGCCAGGGAAGCCCGCCGGCTGTTCGAGCATGACATCTTCGGAAAGGGAGGCCCCTGCTATGTACGGCCCTCCTATCCGCAGGCCTCGCACATCATTCGTGCGATCCACGATGCCGGCGGCCTGGCTGTCCTGGCCAACTGGCATCTGGACAGCCTGTCGCGTCAGGAACTGGACCGGCTTGTGAAGCTGGGCATTGACGGAGTGGAAGTGTTCATGACAGGCACCACGGAAGATCTGACTGTGCGGCTGCTGGACATGGCGAACCGCGAAAAGCTGTTCGTGACAGCCGGCTCCGATTACCACGGTCCCGCCCGGCGTGAAGAGCAGCTGGGTGTGACAGGGCTGCCGGAAAAAGCGGAAGGACTTGTCCGGCTGTTCACCAGCGCCGCGGGAAACCCGGGAAAGACTCCGGCACCTGCCGGAATGCAGACAGACAACAGGAAAGGAAATCACTGA
- the metG gene encoding methionine--tRNA ligase → MKEPFYLTTAIAYTSGRPHIGNTYEIILSDAIARFKRAQGYDVFFQTGTDEHGIKIEEKAEAAGVTPQEFVDDIAAQIRSNWDLMNTTYDKFIRTTDEDHVRRVQDIFRRFYEQGDIYKGEYEGWYCTPCESFWTESQLVDGNCPDCGRPVVKQKEEAYFFNMKKYEQRLIDYIEEHPEFIQPESRRNEMLNNFLRPGLQDLCVSRTSFKWGIPVDFDPKHVIYVWVDALSNYITSLGYDAQGDSSEMYKKYWPATHIIGKDILRFHTIYWPIFLMALGEPLPRKVFGHPWLLVDNGKMSKSKGNVIYAEDLVDAFGVDAVRYFCLHEMPFAQDGNITWELVIERINSDLANVLGNLVSRTIAMSNKYFDGTVTNPRVYDPVDEGLISTALAAKEKVENRMEELRVTDALDEIFTLLRRTNKYIDETEPWVLARDEANRDRLATVLYNLLESIRISAVLLESFMPETAAKILDMLGTEQRSLDSLNSFGNLETGHKVIRKAPALFARIDEKKFMDELTAREEAKEQSKKADENPSQPAQSDEAQAAPQPAKPEIVFDDFAKIELRVGTVTASEKVRKSKKLLKNQVDLGTETRQILSGIAQYYSPEDMVGRQVIVVTNLAPRKMAGEVSEGMILCAEQGDRVVLVSPDEKLPAGAVVC, encoded by the coding sequence ATGAAAGAACCGTTTTATCTGACAACCGCGATCGCCTATACATCCGGCAGACCGCATATTGGAAATACTTACGAGATCATCCTCTCGGATGCCATTGCCCGTTTCAAGCGGGCACAGGGCTATGATGTCTTTTTCCAGACCGGAACCGACGAACATGGCATCAAGATCGAGGAAAAAGCCGAAGCAGCCGGCGTGACACCGCAGGAATTCGTGGACGACATTGCTGCTCAGATCCGTTCCAACTGGGACCTGATGAATACAACATACGATAAATTCATCCGGACCACAGATGAAGATCATGTTCGCCGGGTGCAGGACATTTTCCGCCGGTTCTATGAACAGGGAGACATTTACAAGGGCGAGTATGAAGGCTGGTACTGCACTCCCTGTGAAAGCTTCTGGACGGAGAGCCAGCTGGTGGACGGAAACTGTCCTGACTGCGGCCGCCCGGTGGTGAAGCAGAAAGAAGAAGCATATTTCTTCAACATGAAGAAATATGAACAGCGCCTGATCGACTATATCGAGGAACATCCGGAATTCATCCAGCCCGAAAGCCGCCGGAATGAAATGCTCAACAACTTCCTGCGGCCCGGGCTCCAGGACTTGTGCGTTTCCAGGACCAGCTTCAAGTGGGGAATTCCGGTGGATTTTGACCCGAAACACGTCATCTATGTCTGGGTGGATGCACTGAGCAACTACATCACCAGTCTCGGGTATGATGCACAGGGTGACAGCTCGGAAATGTACAAAAAGTACTGGCCGGCCACGCACATCATTGGCAAGGATATCCTGCGCTTCCACACAATTTACTGGCCCATCTTCCTGATGGCGCTGGGGGAACCCCTGCCACGCAAGGTGTTCGGTCACCCCTGGCTTCTGGTTGACAACGGCAAAATGTCCAAATCGAAGGGCAATGTGATTTACGCCGAAGATCTGGTGGATGCCTTTGGCGTGGATGCAGTGCGGTACTTCTGTCTGCATGAAATGCCCTTTGCGCAGGATGGCAACATTACATGGGAGCTGGTGATCGAGCGCATCAATTCGGATCTTGCCAATGTACTGGGAAACCTCGTGAGCCGAACCATTGCCATGAGCAACAAATATTTTGACGGGACCGTCACCAATCCGAGGGTATACGATCCCGTGGACGAAGGGCTGATTTCGACGGCTCTGGCTGCAAAGGAAAAAGTCGAGAACAGGATGGAAGAACTGCGTGTAACGGATGCACTCGACGAGATCTTCACCCTGCTCCGGCGCACAAACAAATATATCGACGAAACAGAACCCTGGGTTCTTGCCAGAGATGAAGCAAACCGGGACCGGCTGGCTACTGTTCTGTACAATCTGCTGGAGTCCATCCGGATCAGTGCTGTACTGCTGGAAAGCTTCATGCCCGAGACAGCCGCGAAGATCCTGGACATGCTTGGGACGGAACAGCGTTCCCTGGACAGTCTGAATTCTTTCGGCAATCTGGAAACAGGCCACAAGGTGATCCGCAAGGCACCTGCACTGTTTGCGCGGATTGATGAAAAGAAGTTCATGGATGAACTGACTGCCAGGGAAGAGGCAAAGGAACAAAGCAAGAAGGCTGACGAAAACCCGTCGCAGCCGGCCCAGTCTGACGAAGCGCAGGCTGCACCTCAGCCGGCAAAGCCCGAAATCGTCTTTGATGATTTTGCGAAGATTGAACTGCGTGTCGGGACCGTGACAGCAAGCGAAAAAGTGAGGAAATCAAAAAAGCTTCTGAAGAACCAGGTGGATCTTGGAACGGAAACCCGCCAGATTCTTTCCGGCATTGCCCAATACTATTCTCCGGAGGACATGGTTGGCAGACAGGTGATCGTTGTCACCAACCTTGCGCCGCGCAAAATGGCCGGAGAGGTGAGTGAGGGCATGATTCTCTGCGCCGAGCAGGGAGACCGGGTGGTTCTGGTGAGTCCGGATGAAAAACTGCCTGCAGGCGCCGTCGTCTGCTGA
- a CDS encoding helix-turn-helix domain-containing protein, with amino-acid sequence MKTVSENRKPVEVDMKEIGSRLRAMRKHMELTQNQAAALAGTTAKHISEAERGVCGVSIQVLAALTGLYDVSADYILFGKVEQDQSPWITHAYNRLSPVKKRFFQEQTEFMLEKLNTMDDAETDRLSQAE; translated from the coding sequence ATGAAGACAGTATCTGAAAACAGAAAACCTGTGGAAGTGGACATGAAAGAAATCGGCAGCCGTCTGCGGGCCATGCGCAAACATATGGAACTGACGCAAAACCAGGCGGCCGCCCTGGCTGGAACGACTGCAAAGCACATATCTGAAGCCGAGCGGGGTGTCTGTGGAGTCAGCATTCAGGTTCTCGCTGCCCTGACCGGGCTGTATGATGTCTCCGCGGACTACATTCTGTTTGGGAAAGTGGAACAGGATCAGAGTCCCTGGATCACACATGCCTACAACAGGCTGAGTCCTGTAAAAAAGCGGTTCTTTCAGGAGCAGACCGAGTTCATGCTCGAAAAGCTGAACACGATGGACGATGCAGAGACAGACCGTCTTTCACAGGCAGAATAG
- the metK gene encoding methionine adenosyltransferase, producing the protein MSEYIFTSESVTEGHPDKVCDLIADSILDAALAQDPQSNMAVEATIKDDFVLVYGEANTRAKLDYEAIALDTIRKIGYTEPYHVKVVVNEQSPEIHNAVNRDVVCAGDQGIMFGFACSETDEYMPAPIYYAHALSRQLAKIRREDDRLRPDGKTQVSVEYKDGKPVRIDAIVVSTQHREDVSQEEIHELVREKVIDPVIPAHMLDDRTKYFINPSGSFVVGGSFGDSGTTGRKIVCDTYGGRGRIGGGCFSSKDPTKVDRSAAYYARWVAKNIVAAGLADQCEVQVSYAIGEPEPVSIFVDTFGTGKVSDEKILEIINRNFSFEVGNILRELDLRRPIYARTTNYGHFGDPDLPWETIKELEL; encoded by the coding sequence ATGTCTGAATACATTTTTACCAGTGAAAGTGTTACCGAAGGTCATCCGGACAAGGTCTGCGATCTGATTGCCGATTCCATTCTGGATGCGGCCCTTGCCCAGGATCCGCAATCCAACATGGCAGTGGAAGCAACGATCAAAGATGATTTTGTTCTGGTCTATGGAGAGGCCAATACCCGCGCAAAGCTCGATTATGAAGCAATCGCGCTGGATACCATCCGCAAAATCGGGTATACAGAGCCTTATCATGTCAAGGTCGTAGTGAATGAACAGTCGCCGGAGATTCACAATGCCGTCAACCGGGATGTAGTCTGTGCCGGAGACCAGGGCATCATGTTCGGGTTTGCCTGCAGTGAAACGGATGAATACATGCCGGCTCCCATTTACTATGCACACGCTCTTTCCCGCCAGCTGGCAAAGATCCGGCGGGAAGATGACCGCCTGCGTCCGGATGGCAAAACCCAGGTGTCCGTGGAGTACAAGGACGGGAAACCTGTCCGGATCGATGCCATTGTGGTCAGCACCCAGCACAGGGAGGATGTTTCTCAGGAGGAAATCCATGAACTGGTTCGCGAGAAAGTGATCGATCCCGTCATTCCTGCCCACATGCTGGATGACAGGACAAAGTACTTCATCAATCCATCAGGCAGTTTTGTCGTGGGCGGCAGCTTCGGGGATTCCGGAACAACAGGACGGAAAATTGTCTGTGATACGTACGGCGGCCGCGGCCGGATCGGTGGCGGCTGCTTCTCCAGCAAGGATCCCACGAAAGTGGACCGCTCAGCGGCCTACTATGCCCGGTGGGTTGCGAAGAACATTGTGGCAGCGGGTCTGGCCGATCAGTGCGAGGTACAGGTTTCCTATGCCATTGGCGAGCCGGAACCAGTCAGCATTTTTGTGGACACCTTTGGCACCGGAAAAGTCAGCGATGAGAAGATCCTGGAGATCATCAACCGGAATTTCAGCTTCGAAGTCGGCAATATCCTCCGGGAGCTGGATCTTCGGCGTCCCATTTATGCCCGTACAACGAATTATGGCCACTTCGGGGATCCGGATCTTCCCTGGGAAACCATCAAGGAACTGGAACTCTGA
- a CDS encoding metal-dependent transcriptional regulator → MKHIGESLEDYLECILVLSRQLPVVRSVDVASSLGYSKPSVSHAVKLMLEQGYIELDTGKTLHLTEKGRAIACETWRRHVFFTNMLEQIGVPQEIAQEDACRMEHVVSQETFDAIRRYFDNNKEAGE, encoded by the coding sequence ATGAAACATATTGGAGAATCCCTGGAAGATTATCTGGAGTGCATTCTGGTTCTTTCCCGGCAGCTTCCTGTGGTCCGCAGTGTGGATGTGGCCAGCTCCCTCGGGTATTCCAAACCCAGTGTATCGCATGCCGTCAAGCTGATGCTTGAGCAGGGATACATTGAACTGGATACAGGCAAGACGCTGCACCTGACCGAAAAAGGACGGGCCATTGCCTGCGAAACCTGGCGTCGGCACGTGTTTTTCACCAACATGCTCGAGCAGATCGGTGTTCCGCAGGAAATTGCCCAGGAAGATGCATGCCGGATGGAACACGTGGTGTCTCAGGAGACCTTCGATGCCATTCGCAGATATTTCGACAACAACAAAGAAGCCGGTGAGTGA
- a CDS encoding peptidase U32 family protein translates to MPEILAPAGSRDSFDAALAAGADAVYLALPRFGARAYAANFTLEEVQEVIATAHLHGMKVYVTMNIILFEEEMEPAYRQARDLYEAGVDALIVQDLGLMHLLKHRLPALEVHASTQLSVNRPFQMEQLKKLNVRRVVLARECSLEQIRACARVQDMETEVFVHGALCISWSGQCQFSAIRHQRSGNRGQCAQACRMQYELLKDGHPVKTPGSFLLSPRDLSVLDDLDLLQTAGVDSFKIEGRMKSPLYVYEAVENARLGKKRSREDRLALAAAFSRGFTRGRMMDEHGSGLMAMKAGNHQGVSIGTVSGGSRDRVRIRLSMPLHQEDGLRFVWEQGSAGGHANFLYDRKGRLIREGAPGQEVEIPLSSFVPAGADVRLTVDARRTRMVQEKSLHPGRRLPVQAELENSGPGHPLILTLTTPDGHRVQAVSDPVQAATGRGLDAGRLRQQTEKSGDSWADIRVHRMNVPDGIFLPVSAVNRLRRQALENLRELLTAPRQAEETGCLWQPPVVSDTLPPLMVQIQKPGQRLETDAVWMSEFSIPGTVHKAALTEDSGEITAHLGQGRILDGMNISNSWAIAAAQEMGYAGVVLSEEMSEGQIRSTLQGYEQRYGTPAPAAAVVYQKRRLMLMDHCPVNTLERDGSRTGCSLCRRHTYVLQGMDGTSQQLYGNPFCHMQVFADEVDNRLEELADLPFKVVRFTTETPQEAAAVMAEITRLQGVTSRSCD, encoded by the coding sequence ATGCCCGAGATTCTCGCTCCGGCCGGCAGCCGGGACAGTTTTGATGCAGCCCTGGCAGCCGGGGCAGATGCAGTCTATCTGGCTCTTCCCAGGTTTGGCGCCAGGGCCTATGCCGCGAATTTCACGCTGGAGGAAGTGCAGGAGGTCATTGCCACAGCCCATCTGCACGGAATGAAAGTCTACGTCACCATGAACATCATCCTCTTCGAAGAAGAAATGGAACCCGCGTACCGGCAGGCGCGGGACCTGTATGAAGCCGGGGTGGATGCACTGATCGTTCAGGATCTGGGCCTGATGCATCTGCTGAAACACAGACTTCCTGCACTGGAAGTGCATGCCAGCACACAGCTGTCTGTGAACCGGCCGTTTCAGATGGAACAGCTGAAGAAACTCAATGTCCGCCGTGTGGTGCTGGCCAGGGAGTGTTCCCTGGAGCAGATCCGGGCCTGTGCCCGGGTGCAGGACATGGAGACGGAAGTGTTTGTGCATGGGGCTTTGTGCATCTCCTGGTCCGGGCAGTGTCAGTTTTCCGCCATCCGCCATCAGCGGTCCGGCAACCGGGGCCAATGCGCTCAGGCCTGCCGCATGCAGTATGAACTGCTGAAAGATGGTCACCCTGTGAAGACCCCCGGTTCCTTTCTGCTCAGCCCCAGGGATCTGTCTGTCCTGGATGATCTGGATCTTCTCCAGACAGCCGGTGTGGACAGCTTCAAGATCGAAGGTCGTATGAAAAGCCCGCTGTATGTCTATGAGGCAGTGGAAAACGCCCGTCTGGGAAAGAAGCGGTCCCGGGAAGACAGACTCGCACTGGCGGCAGCCTTCAGCCGGGGATTTACCCGCGGCCGCATGATGGATGAACACGGTTCCGGACTCATGGCCATGAAAGCCGGAAATCACCAGGGGGTTTCCATCGGAACCGTCTCCGGCGGCTCGAGAGACCGTGTCCGCATCCGGCTTTCCATGCCGCTGCATCAGGAGGATGGACTGCGGTTTGTCTGGGAGCAGGGAAGTGCCGGCGGTCATGCCAATTTCCTGTATGACAGAAAAGGCCGTCTGATCCGGGAAGGCGCACCCGGGCAGGAAGTAGAGATTCCGCTGTCTTCTTTCGTTCCTGCGGGAGCGGATGTTCGGCTGACCGTGGATGCCAGACGCACTCGAATGGTCCAGGAGAAGTCCCTGCATCCCGGGCGCAGGCTTCCGGTACAGGCGGAGCTGGAAAACAGCGGACCGGGACACCCGCTGATTCTGACACTCACTACGCCGGATGGACACCGGGTGCAGGCTGTTTCCGATCCGGTGCAGGCAGCGACCGGGCGGGGACTGGATGCCGGCAGGCTCAGGCAGCAGACAGAAAAATCCGGAGATTCCTGGGCTGACATCCGCGTGCACCGGATGAATGTGCCTGATGGCATCTTTCTGCCGGTCAGCGCCGTCAACAGACTGCGACGACAGGCACTGGAGAATCTTCGAGAGCTTCTGACCGCACCCAGGCAGGCGGAAGAAACCGGCTGTCTCTGGCAGCCGCCTGTGGTTTCAGACACCCTGCCACCACTGATGGTTCAGATTCAGAAACCAGGTCAGCGCCTGGAAACAGATGCGGTATGGATGAGTGAGTTTTCCATTCCCGGTACAGTGCACAAAGCTGCCCTGACCGAAGACAGCGGAGAGATCACGGCACATCTGGGACAGGGGAGGATCCTGGACGGAATGAACATTTCAAATTCCTGGGCCATTGCGGCAGCACAGGAAATGGGATATGCGGGGGTGGTCCTCAGCGAAGAAATGTCGGAAGGACAGATCCGCTCCACCCTCCAGGGCTATGAGCAGCGGTACGGAACCCCGGCTCCGGCAGCTGCTGTGGTGTACCAGAAGCGGCGGCTGATGCTCATGGACCACTGCCCTGTGAACACCCTGGAACGGGACGGGTCCAGAACCGGGTGCAGTCTCTGCAGACGCCATACTTATGTCCTGCAGGGTATGGACGGGACCAGTCAGCAGCTGTATGGCAATCCGTTCTGCCACATGCAGGTGTTTGCCGATGAGGTCGACAACCGCCTGGAAGAGCTCGCAGATCTGCCTTTCAAAGTGGTCCGCTTTACGACCGAAACCCCGCAGGAGGCGGCTGCCGTCATGGCAGAAATCACCCGGCTGCAAGGGGTTACATCCCGCAGCTGTGATTGA
- the eno gene encoding phosphopyruvate hydratase: MPIITDVYAREVLDSRGNPTVEVEVTTDDGAYGRAMVPSGASTGEREALELRDGDKNRYGGKGTTKAVNNVNTIIAPAVIGMDVTDQNLIDQTMLKLDGTDFKSNLGANATLGVSMACALCAADYYGMPLYNYFGGFNGNTLPVPMCNVINGGSHADSTVDFQEFMIMPVGAKNEVEAVRMAAETFHALKAVLKAKGYNTNVGDEGGFAPSCTGGNEEPLELLVEAMQKAGYEPGKDMMIAMDVAASEFHNHETGLYELKKSGEGNKTSEEMIAMYEKWISKYPIISIEDGLGERDWDGWKKLTDAIGDRVQLVGDDLFVTNPKILAEGIEKGIANAILIKVNQIGTLSETFDAIQLATQHNYACVVSHRSGETEDSTIADIAVGLNCGQIKTGSLSRTDRIAKYNRLMRIEDELDQRGNANIARYPGIKAFYNIKDLNK; this comes from the coding sequence ATGCCTATTATTACAGATGTTTACGCACGCGAAGTCCTGGACTCCCGTGGTAACCCGACTGTAGAAGTGGAAGTTACGACCGATGATGGTGCCTATGGACGTGCCATGGTCCCCAGTGGCGCATCCACAGGCGAGCGTGAAGCGCTGGAACTGCGTGACGGCGACAAGAACCGCTACGGCGGAAAAGGCACCACAAAGGCTGTCAACAACGTGAACACAATTATTGCCCCGGCTGTCATTGGCATGGATGTAACGGATCAGAACCTGATCGACCAGACTATGCTGAAGCTGGATGGCACAGATTTCAAATCCAACCTGGGTGCCAACGCCACTCTGGGTGTATCCATGGCATGTGCTCTTTGCGCAGCTGATTACTATGGCATGCCGCTGTACAACTACTTCGGCGGATTCAACGGAAACACGCTGCCTGTTCCCATGTGCAACGTCATCAACGGCGGTTCTCACGCAGACTCCACTGTTGACTTCCAGGAATTCATGATCATGCCGGTTGGTGCCAAGAACGAAGTGGAAGCTGTCCGCATGGCTGCTGAAACATTCCACGCACTGAAGGCCGTCCTGAAAGCCAAAGGCTACAACACCAACGTCGGCGACGAAGGCGGATTTGCTCCTTCCTGCACTGGCGGCAACGAAGAACCCCTGGAACTGCTGGTTGAAGCCATGCAGAAAGCAGGCTATGAACCCGGCAAGGACATGATGATTGCCATGGACGTGGCTGCTTCCGAATTCCACAACCACGAAACAGGCCTGTACGAGCTGAAGAAATCCGGCGAAGGCAACAAGACCTCCGAAGAAATGATCGCCATGTACGAGAAGTGGATCAGCAAGTATCCCATCATCTCTATTGAAGATGGTCTGGGCGAACGTGACTGGGACGGCTGGAAGAAGCTGACAGACGCCATCGGCGACCGTGTACAGCTGGTAGGCGACGACCTGTTTGTAACCAACCCGAAAATTCTGGCAGAGGGCATCGAAAAGGGCATTGCCAACGCGATCCTGATCAAGGTAAACCAGATTGGTACTCTGTCCGAAACCTTCGACGCCATTCAGCTGGCTACACAGCACAACTATGCATGTGTTGTTTCCCACCGCTCCGGTGAGACAGAAGATTCCACAATTGCGGACATCGCTGTCGGCCTGAACTGCGGCCAGATCAAGACTGGTTCTCTGTCCCGTACAGACCGCATCGCGAAGTACAACCGTCTGATGCGCATCGAAGACGAGCTGGATCAGAGAGGCAACGCAAACATTGCCCGCTACCCCGGCATCAAGGCCTTCTACAACATCAAGGACCTCAACAAGTAA